One Prolixibacteraceae bacterium DNA segment encodes these proteins:
- a CDS encoding C1 family peptidase, protein MMKKSIGLGCLLALSSISFAQKQGELTRSDIQDIQASYKKDNYTTAMENALSSNDVKKIAYNRDNAGKFDHYFKYKVDVKGITDQQSSGRCWLFTSLNVFRPKVMDAYNTSSFEFSQVYLSFWDLFEKSNLFLNNIIETSKKPITDREVRWYFDEVIGDGGVWNLFVNVASKYGAVPKSVMPETHSSDNTRWMNKLIVRKLREDGIRLRQAAENGAKKRELYTQKKEMMKGIYRMLCLNLGEPVSEFEWRFKTKDGKLTELKKYTPQSFYDEVIGKEQLNDYIMIMNDPTRPYYKKYVIRNYRNTEEGINWEYINLPNEEIKQFAVESIKDNQAMYASCDVGKQSDTKRGILDINNYDYDSVYGVKFGMNKQDRIYTRDSGSSHAMTLVAVDVDDNGKSTKWQFENSWGASSGHRGYLTFSDAWFDNYMFRIVIKKKYLDQKSLDILKKKPVVLPPWDFMY, encoded by the coding sequence ATGATGAAAAAGAGTATTGGATTGGGATGTTTATTGGCACTTTCATCTATCTCATTTGCCCAAAAGCAAGGAGAGTTGACAAGGTCAGATATTCAGGACATTCAAGCGTCGTACAAAAAAGACAATTATACGACTGCAATGGAAAACGCATTGTCTAGTAATGATGTAAAAAAGATTGCATATAACAGAGATAATGCAGGAAAATTTGACCACTATTTTAAATATAAAGTAGATGTAAAAGGCATTACTGATCAGCAGAGCTCTGGACGTTGTTGGTTGTTTACTAGTTTAAATGTTTTTCGTCCAAAGGTGATGGATGCTTATAATACTAGCTCTTTTGAGTTTTCTCAAGTATACCTGTCTTTCTGGGATCTGTTTGAGAAGTCAAACCTATTTTTGAACAATATCATTGAAACATCGAAGAAACCTATCACAGATCGTGAGGTACGTTGGTATTTTGATGAAGTGATTGGTGATGGTGGTGTATGGAATCTTTTTGTGAATGTTGCTAGCAAGTATGGTGCTGTTCCAAAAAGTGTAATGCCTGAAACTCATTCGAGTGACAATACGCGTTGGATGAACAAATTGATTGTTCGCAAACTGCGTGAAGATGGAATTCGTTTGAGACAAGCTGCTGAAAATGGGGCAAAGAAGCGTGAGCTTTATACTCAAAAGAAGGAGATGATGAAAGGGATCTACCGTATGCTATGTTTGAACCTTGGAGAACCTGTATCAGAATTTGAATGGCGCTTTAAAACCAAAGATGGAAAACTTACTGAGCTTAAGAAATATACTCCTCAGTCGTTCTATGACGAGGTGATTGGTAAAGAGCAGTTGAATGATTATATTATGATCATGAACGACCCTACTCGTCCTTATTACAAGAAATACGTGATACGTAACTATCGTAATACAGAAGAGGGTATTAACTGGGAATATATTAACCTTCCTAACGAAGAGATCAAACAATTTGCTGTAGAAAGTATTAAAGATAACCAAGCAATGTATGCTTCTTGTGATGTTGGCAAGCAGAGTGATACTAAGCGTGGGATTCTAGATATAAACAACTATGACTATGACTCAGTATATGGTGTGAAGTTTGGAATGAACAAACAAGATCGTATCTATACTCGTGATAGTGGTTCTTCTCATGCGATGACTCTTGTTGCAGTGGATGTAGATGACAATGGTAAATCTACGAAGTGGCAGTTCGAAAATAGTTGGGGAGCAAGCAGTGGTCATAGAGGTTATTTGACTTTCTCTGATGCTTGGTTCGATAACTATATGTTCCGTATTGTGATCAAGAAAAAATATTTGGATCAAAAGAGTTTGGATATCTTGAAGAAGAAGCCTGTGGTATTACCACCATGGGATTTCATGTATTAA
- the mtaB gene encoding tRNA (N(6)-L-threonylcarbamoyladenosine(37)-C(2))-methylthiotransferase MtaB, with product MGTEYIMNYSDKRVAFTTLGCKLNFSETSTIARSFKELGFARVDFKELADVYVINTCSVTDAADKKSRHLIKQAEKQNPAAFIVVIGCYAQLKPDEIIQIPGVDLVLGANDKFNITKYLENLQKHEKGVTSTCQFKEIESFNHAYSFGDRTRTFLKVQDGCNYFCSYCTIPLARGKSRNPSIESLVGEAREIASKGTKEIILTGVNIGDFGKSTGEKFIDLIKALDGVDGIERIRISSIEPNLLTDEVIEFAAVSNKIAPHFHIPLQAGNNVVLELMKRKYKREVFESRVLKIKSLMPHAFIGVDVIAGMSGETEEYFADALQFITNLPISQLHVFPYSERSNTKAIDIDGKVPVSVRKERAKHLQMISERFLKMFYQENVGLESNVIFEEQRDKTTMVGWSDNYVKVEMPYDAKLVNCSSHVLMTGVNEKGHMTCQLLN from the coding sequence ATGGGGACAGAATATATAATGAACTACTCCGATAAAAGAGTAGCTTTTACTACACTAGGTTGCAAGTTGAATTTTTCTGAAACATCAACAATTGCCCGTTCATTTAAAGAGTTAGGTTTTGCTCGTGTCGACTTCAAAGAGTTGGCTGATGTGTATGTGATTAACACCTGTTCGGTAACGGATGCCGCAGATAAGAAAAGCCGTCACCTGATTAAACAGGCAGAGAAACAGAATCCAGCAGCTTTTATTGTTGTGATTGGGTGTTATGCTCAGTTAAAACCAGATGAGATCATTCAGATTCCTGGTGTGGATCTTGTTTTAGGGGCAAACGATAAATTCAACATTACAAAATATCTTGAGAACTTACAGAAGCATGAGAAGGGGGTTACCTCGACATGTCAGTTTAAAGAGATTGAGTCCTTTAATCATGCTTACTCTTTTGGAGATAGAACTCGTACTTTTTTGAAAGTACAAGATGGTTGTAACTATTTTTGCAGCTATTGCACTATCCCTTTAGCTAGAGGAAAGAGTAGAAACCCAAGTATTGAATCTTTGGTTGGAGAAGCTCGTGAAATTGCCTCTAAAGGGACTAAAGAGATTATCCTTACTGGAGTCAATATCGGTGATTTTGGAAAAAGTACAGGCGAAAAGTTTATTGATCTGATCAAGGCTTTGGATGGTGTTGATGGAATTGAAAGAATCCGAATCTCTTCTATTGAACCAAATCTGCTGACGGATGAGGTAATTGAATTTGCAGCGGTTTCTAATAAAATAGCACCACACTTTCATATTCCTTTACAGGCAGGTAATAATGTCGTTCTGGAGTTAATGAAAAGAAAATATAAGCGAGAGGTATTTGAGAGCCGTGTCTTAAAGATAAAGAGTTTAATGCCTCATGCTTTTATCGGAGTGGATGTGATTGCAGGGATGAGTGGTGAAACTGAAGAATACTTTGCGGATGCACTTCAGTTTATTACCAATCTACCCATATCGCAATTGCATGTCTTTCCATATTCAGAGCGCTCTAATACCAAAGCGATAGATATCGATGGAAAAGTTCCTGTGTCAGTTCGAAAGGAGAGAGCAAAACATCTCCAAATGATTTCCGAACGCTTCTTGAAAATGTTTTATCAAGAAAATGTAGGGTTAGAGTCTAATGTTATTTTTGAAGAACAACGTGATAAGACAACGATGGTTGGATGGAGTGATAATTATGTGAAAGTGGAGATGCCCTACGATGCCAAACTTGTGAACTGTAGCTCTCATGTTTTGATGACAGGTGTGAATGAAAAAGGTCATATGACTTGTCAATTGTTAAATTAG